The Leptospira mtsangambouensis genomic sequence CTCCATAATCCAGTTTACACCACTTGTTTAGGTATGGCAATGTCCTTTGGTGCCGTTTTGCTTCTTTCGGGAACGAAAGGATACCGTTATGCTTATCCGCATAGTAAAGTGCTCATCCACCAACCGCATGTGATGGGAGAGTTCAAAGGACCCGCAGAAGACATTCGAATTTTTGCCGAGTCTGTCCGGAGAGAAAAAGATTTGTTAAACGAAATCATGGCAAAGGCAACAGGCCAACCATTAGAGAAGATGATGGAAGATACGGAAAGAGACACTTGGTTTTCCGCAAAAGAAGCCATCGAATACGGTATCATCGATAAAATCATAGGAGCCTGATTTGATTCTCAGTTTTTTTAGATTCAAAATCGGAAAGAACCAAACTCTAAAAAATTAGGAAAATCCATATTTTTTGGAATCTTTTTTCAAAGAGTTCCTAT encodes the following:
- a CDS encoding ClpP family protease, which translates into the protein METTQVYSNGQIENVYLEQRKVFLWGEVNDNSARYLIDRFLYLEALDPTRPITLYIHSPGGSTYAGLAILDVMKNLHNPVYTTCLGMAMSFGAVLLLSGTKGYRYAYPHSKVLIHQPHVMGEFKGPAEDIRIFAESVRREKDLLNEIMAKATGQPLEKMMEDTERDTWFSAKEAIEYGIIDKIIGA